The nucleotide sequence CGTACATCGTTTCATTCGACTCATACGTCGAGTAGATCACTTTGATGCCGGTTTCTTTGGTGAAGGCTTCCAACACACTGGCTGGGATATATTCAGACCAGTTGTAGAAATACAGTTCCTCGTCTGCAGCCAGTGCTGACTGTGATGTCAGCGACATGGCAAATAGACCGCTAACCATGATTGAAGACCATTTTTTCATTGAGTTACTCCTAACTTCAGAAGCCTGAATAGCATTCTGGGCGCTATAGCAATGCCCACCTCTCTTGCGGACAGGGTGTGTCATTTCAGATGACAAAATATGTCAGAACAAGGGATTACCTCATTTCTAACGTATGGAATTCATTAAAGAATCAGTGGGAGAGTATAGCAGAGGGGATAAGAAAAAAGGCAACCAAATCATTTTGGTTGCCTAAAGAAAGCGCTTATTGACCAGCTTTCAGTTTGAGGAAGTTTTCCTCATACAGAATATTGGCGTCACCGACAGCATTCTGGAACTCACCACGCTCTAATTCCTCTTTCGGTGGGAACAGAGTCGGGTTGTCTTTATATTTTGCGTTTGATGCAGCAACACCAGTCAGGTATCCGGTTTCTTCGGAAATTTTTGCAGCAACATCCGGACGCAGCAGGAAATCGATCATCTTATGAGCGGCGTCAACATTCTTGGCACTATTGGTAATTGCCAGGTTATCGACCCAGTAAATGCCACCTTCTTTTGGCCAGACCAGCTCAATTGGCAAGCCTTCACGCTGTGCTTGAGCAGCGGAGCCATTCCACAGCATACCTAAGCCGACTTCGCCAGCCATATAAGGTGCCGCTGGGTTATCCGAGTTGAAAACCAGTACGTTAGGCATCAGCTCTTTCAGCTTTTCATAAGCTTCAGCGATTTGTTTTGGATCTGTGGTGTTACCCGAGTAACCCAGAATCTTTAATGCGATATGGTGAACTTCACGCGTGTCATCCATCAGCATCAGTTGGCCACGATATTTCGGATCCCACAGATCTTCCCAGCTATCGAAATCAGCAGGGTCATACATTTCTGTGTTCACTGCCAACCCGGTGATGCCCAGAACATGAGGAATAGAATACTCATTGTTTGGGTCAAAAGGTTTGTTCAGATAGTTCTCATCAAGATTTTTGAAGTTCGTCAGCTTTGACTTGTCGATCTTCTGCAGCATGCCTTCATCACGCATTTTGGCTACAAAGTAGGTTGAAGGGACAACCAGGTCGTAACCTTCTGGGTGAGCTTTCAGCTTGGCATACATGGTTTCGTTCGACTCATAAGTCGAATAGATGACTTTAATGCCCGTTTCTTTAGTGAACTGTTCACGCAGTTCCGTAGAAATGTACGGACCCCAGTTCATAAAGACTAATTCTTCATTGGCTGCATTAGCACTACCAGATACCAGAGTAGCGGCGCATGCGGCGCTGGCCAGAAACGCGGACCATTTCTTCATTGATGTGATAACTCCAAAATCCCTGCTGGGATGGTTAATATAACAGGAGTCAAACCTTTGTCTCCTGCGTAAACGGTCGAGTGAACCCGACCGTGTTTCGGTACGATTATCATGCAGATAAAATTAAACGCAACTTATTTTGTCTTGTCTCGTGCAATGATTTGCGACAATACAACCAGCGTCAGAGACACGATTAACATCACAGTCGCCAGTGCATTCACTTCCGGTGAAATACCCACTTTTACCATGGAGTAAATTTTCAGCGGCAGGATTTCATAGGTCGGTCCTGTGACGAATGAACTGACAATTACATCATCCAGTGACAAGGTAAAACTGAGCAGCCAACCAGCAAAAACCGCGGGTTTAGCCAGTGGCAGGATGATCTGTTTCAGGATGACCCATTCACTGGCGCCTAAATCACGGGCCGCTTCCAGCATTTTCACATCAAAGCCTTTTAAGCGGCTATACACTGTCACCACAACGAATGGGAGACAGAAAGTGATGTGAGACAACAGCAATGTCAGGAACCCCAGTTTTGCACCCATCAGAATGAACA is from Photobacterium sp. TLY01 and encodes:
- the potC gene encoding spermidine/putrescine ABC transporter permease PotC, which translates into the protein MSVVYAFLYIPIIILIVNSFNASKFGMKWGGFTTKWYEQLVNNDSLMQAAWHSLNIAVYSATAAAIIGSLTAVALFRYQFKGKSFVNGMLFVVMMSPDIVMAISLLALFILMGAKLGFLTLLLSHITFCLPFVVVTVYSRLKGFDVKMLEAARDLGASEWVILKQIILPLAKPAVFAGWLLSFTLSLDDVIVSSFVTGPTYEILPLKIYSMVKVGISPEVNALATVMLIVSLTLVVLSQIIARDKTK
- a CDS encoding extracellular solute-binding protein, which translates into the protein MKKWSAFLASAACAATLVSGSANAANEELVFMNWGPYISTELREQFTKETGIKVIYSTYESNETMYAKLKAHPEGYDLVVPSTYFVAKMRDEGMLQKIDKSKLTNFKNLDENYLNKPFDPNNEYSIPHVLGITGLAVNTEMYDPADFDSWEDLWDPKYRGQLMLMDDTREVHHIALKILGYSGNTTDPKQIAEAYEKLKELMPNVLVFNSDNPAAPYMAGEVGLGMLWNGSAAQAQREGLPIELVWPKEGGIYWVDNLAITNSAKNVDAAHKMIDFLLRPDVAAKISEETGYLTGVAASNAKYKDNPTLFPPKEELERGEFQNAVGDANILYEENFLKLKAGQ